The sequence below is a genomic window from Anopheles cruzii chromosome 3, idAnoCruzAS_RS32_06, whole genome shotgun sequence.
CAGGATGCACCGAGGGTCGATTAAATTTGTCGATGGGTAATTATGCGGGTCATCCGAGTCCACGTTGAACAAAGCTGGCCAATTGCAGCATGTAATTTTAGGGAGCCATGTTTGAGTGGTTACAATAATTCGCTTCATTCATATGTGTGCCATAGAACATTGGGTTGGAGTACGTACCGTTTGCCAGGCGAGTACTCGAGTGACTACCATGAAACTGAGGATTGTACACTTCTTTGCGCAACCTCTTGCCTCGAGTACGTTCGCTTTTGAATTAGTTCTGTTTTCAGATTTTTGTACGTTGGAGCGGAACGTTACCGTTTTGGAACATATGGACGCAGAAATCGGAAAATAAAGCGGCCTTTTTGCTGTAACAGATTGTGTAACATGGCAGTACGCCGAAGAGGAtgtgataaaaaaataattagtCACCACCACACGGAACCGCCTTTCCGTTGTGCCACTTGAACTCGCAACTCGGtcgctgctggccgctgggACTGTAGTTTTTGGGGAAACCACTGGGAAAATCATGCTTTTCACACATCAATTGCCCTTTCAAGCGGCGGCTTTCGTCGTGGAGGGTTTCGAGTTTCAGCGTCCTGCAGTAATGAGGACATTTTGAGGGCAGAGTAGCGAAGCAGCGAgatgaatgaaacaaaatataCATTTCCACCGCAAGCCAACCTACGCGGACTACAGAAgaaggaaaagtaaaaaacGAACCATCTGCATATTGTCGTAAATTATACCCAGGGCTGGCTGCTGTAGAGCATACATGACCGTCTACCAGCAgcttgccggttgccgggttGTTGGGTTCCGATTTCTTTCGGTGGGAACCGAGAAGTCGATTTCCCTCCAGAAGTTCTGCCGAACACATTACAACTTCCTCCGAAGGTCACGGGGCGCACTAGCAAAGAGCAGATTATGGAATGTTGcttgaaaccaaaaaaaaacagatgtGAAAAATGTGGCCGAGCGCAACGGGCATTGCTGTAGGGCATGGTTTGACTGCCGAGAAGGCAAAAAGGAATTGATGAGTTGCGAGTCGCCCGTGAATCGGTGGGTTCAAAAAGCGAGAATTTATGGTAGTTTAGCACAAGTGTTACATGCGAACGATTATCGTCCAGAAGCACGGTTGGGTGTTGTAATAGGCAATAGCAGACATTAGGCAACTAACTTAGTCGATAGGAAAATCCATAAAAACTTTTACAAACCCAATTCTAGAGCGTAACGTTATTCTCCCAGAGGAACTGCGCTCTGAATTGACGAAAGAATAACCATTCTTTTGTACATGACCATTGAATTCAAAGTCACTGTTGTAACGATTGGCAATGGgacgaaaacaatcaaacctTTTTAATCTCACAGCTCCTGTAAGTTAACTCCCAGGATTAACGTCGTGTGCGAAACTATATGTTCAGGGTCCAAACAGTCCTGGGGTCCTAACTCAATTTTGGCACCATTAAGAACCTCGTCAACGGGACGAATGATACGATTTTCATTCTTTCACTAGCTGTCATAAGATGACGAAGACATCGTTACGTGTTGCTGCGGACCATGGCACGTAGGGAAGATGTACATCAAGATAACACTCCGTTTTCTCGGTGCCGAACGAAGTTTTCCCCACCCGGTAGCCGGGTGTATCTGTCCATTGGGAATTTTGGAAACTACGGATCACGCCGGCGGTTTTCCGACGAGACGGTGGCCAGGGAGAGTGTACCAAAGTAAGAAAATAATTGACTGTCACTTCATTAAACGCGCCGTCGTGTCCCGTCCTTGCGGTCGCCTCGGTTCTTGTTTGCTGAGTAGCTGGATCGATGGTTTGTTTGATGAACATGAATTCCGTATGTGAGCTGGAAGTGTTAAATGGTATGGCTGTGAAAGATATGCTGAGTCGCTGGCTAAGGCCGTCAGGACTCGCCCGCAGCTTCGTGAACCTCCGCGAACGCAAGATGAAGGAACAATAGACAGCAGGAAACAAAGTCCTTCACCCATCAATGATCGTAGAGTGGCTTATGATGATGAGGAACAGCTATTTTCTCTACCTATTCTTTCTCTCACCATGAGGTCCCAAATGTAGTGTTGAAAAGGATCGCATCCTTATGCTACACACACCCGTAGCCCGCGTAGAGCTTTGTGTCGCGTTAATGGGCTTTTAAAGCATCTTTCATACGAATTGAATGTACGCATTCGGTATATAACTTCAGCTCCATTCTCTTCAGGAAGAATATATTTAAAAGCATATTCGTCTATTGTTTGGTTTCGCCCTTATGTTCAGCCTCTACACGATCGAATAGACGAACGGGAAACGCTGATCGTTGTCGAACTGGCCTGATGAACGGATCTTTCTCAGGCCAACGCAGAGGGAGGATGAAAACATGCAGGACCCTCAGCTCAAAAGGATCGTATCGAATCAGAGCACGACGACGTACAAAGAATCGGGGCCAGAGGGTCTAGTGGTCTTAACGGACttctttttttcctatttctaTGAATCCAAGAAATATGGGAATTCATATATCACATGTCAGGCCAGGCAGGAAGAAAGGCTCTAAGAAAACACCCTTCGGGGCATCCGGCGTACGAATCCGATGCTCTTTTGCGGCCTGAACCACGAGCAACACGAATATTGAACGATCTACGGGATGTTCCAATTAAGGATGCTCGTGCTGGACGATTTTTAATGATTGAGACTGTCATGAGACTTGGTGAACGATAAGCCAAGCTTACCGTTGGTGAATAGTAAATTGAAAAGCAAGAGCTTCTGGCGGTCCAACTGGAGGCTACCACTCCTGGATAATCGGATATTTGGCCGACGGTGAATGAAGAAAGTGAGCGATACATATCACCGTTCAGACCCCCGGAGTGAGGTTCGAGTGCTTTCTGCCGGCCAGCGTGCCTGCCACAGGGACGGTTCAAGTAGTTTCGGACGAGATGGAAAATCGCAAACAAAAATCTCCGACCGTTACAAACAACCCAGCATCCACTTCAGCGAAGGACACGCACAAATGGACCGAAGGGATGCTTCAGGCAACCCGGGACCGCGTGCTTTTGGGAATTGATCATTGTTTTGGCAATGATGCTTCGTGCGACAAAGGACGCAGGGTGCCCCGGGTCTGTCGATACACCGTGTTTTTTTCGGCCTGATCCTGGCTGCTGGTAGCAAAGTCAAGGCAGGTAAGCGTGCACACGGGACCTTCATCAAAGGAGAAGGACACGAACGGATAGAGCACACCAGCTTGTGGGAAAGGAAGAGCAGAGAAGAAGGGCACGGTGACCGCACAcacccgatcccgatccctGTGTTGTAGCAGCGGTCAATCCACAAGACGCCTCACGTGGGAAGAGGTACAGACGGAAGGCAGCGCTTCCACCTTGTAATCCATAATTTATGATGAGTCGCAAAcgaattgaatttcttttttacaTTCCAAACGGTCTCTTCCTTCAAATTGAAAGCGTCTCGAAATGTATGACGAATTgttgaaaatgtgaaaaaagcTATCTACATCTTTTTTATGGGATGTTCAGTAGAAAAGAGAGATAAGATCCCTAATTTTGCACCAACCTCCGTCAGCGATCAAAGGtaatataaaatttattgattcCACCGGTCACTTTCTTGGTTTATCCTGTGCTCGCTTCGTTACTTCGCTCGGACCCCGTTGGAAAGCACGCCTAGCGGAAAAGCTCGTTTGTAGCCTAACTATTTTACTGCGCCCGAAAGGTGTTAATATCGTAAACATCCAAAGGTGTTTTTGGGGCAGCTGCAAGCGTTCCGTGGAAGGTGCATGATTTACAAGGATACGTTAGAGACTCACGAACTCAAGCGCTCGAATTCAGTACCATTCTCACATCGTGCTCATATTGTTGAAAGGAAGGCTTTCTTTTAATATTAATACTTTTTTGTAACCAGAACATAATCAAAATTTGTGTTCtaaaaacaattcaaatttTTAGAACATATCGCAATCTTGACATTTTTGAAGCTCGCCAACCTTCATTTGTAGCAACCTTGGGAATGGAACTGTCAAGTGGTTGCGCCGCATGTggattttgaaaacaaacttCTCGCCATCGAAATTCACCGGCCCGAAATGATGATGAGGTCGCATCGTTTGTTTGTGGGCAACATTCCGGCCGGCGTAAGTGAAAAAGAGTTAAGTGACGAGTTCAGTGCGTACGGTATCGTCGAGTCCGtggaaatcaaaaccaaaccgaacgcTCTCAGCGGGGCTGTCGACACGTTTGGCTTCCTGTCGCTGAGCACGGACGACAAAATCGTATCACAGTGTAAGTAACGTGTCCTCTTATTTACCTTccgttttgcataaatttaaaccCTTTCTCCGTAGGCATCAAAGAGTTTCGTGAGCAACAGTACCGTGGTGTGTATCTGAATgtttcgaaagcgaaagaatcgTTTCTGGACCGATTGAAGCGCGAAAGAGAAGAAGCGGAATCACAGAAGCAGAATGCGCTCGCCCTCGATCCTTACCGAAAAGAGGCGGAAGACGATAAGCGACACAGTGTACGCACCACGGTGCAGCTCCCCACGCTGCCCAGTTTGGGGAAGGATGATGAAACCAGTTCTTCCGAAAGTTCGGAAGATTCCGCGAGTGACGAGGAAGATCGCGAACCGGTCAGGAAAACAAGCGCACCGATCGCACCCAAAACGCCACAAGAGGAGCTGGTGAAAAAGTGGAACCAAGAAACGTACATCGAGCACGGAAAGCTAAAGATTATACCAATCACGGGCCAAGTGACAGAAGtgatcgatcgttcgaagCCACACCAGCGATCGGAGGGCAAGCAGCTGAGCGAGAAGGCGCGCATAGCggacgaaaagcgaaagcaagGTCTAACGAAGCTGAATTCCGCCtacgagcagcaacagctcgCGATCAAAAGTGCCCTATCGAAGGCTGGCTCCGGAAGCAATCGGAAGATCGCgttcgatgacgacgaagaaggCGGCCAGCGGCAGTCAGGGACCAAGCGGAAGTTGTCTCTCTTCGGTACAGCTGAAGAGGAAGATGACGAAGATGGGTTCGAGGGGAATTTCAAAGTCCGGAAACAGCTGTCCGGTTCGAACGGTCAGGAACTGTACGAAATGCAGACAGCCTTTCAGGGGGACAATCGTTTTCGTCTCGATGATCGCTTTCTGGAGCGTAACGGCAACGAGGCGAGCAGTAAAAATCCACCCAAGGACAAAGCGGCGGACAAGGAGCGACTGAAACAGTTGGAAATCTTGTCGAACGTAACGGGCAAACCGATCGCAAgtgaaaaacggaacgaacggtgAGACGGTGGACAATTTCGACCAACTCGGTTCTCCGGCTTCATTATCATTTCTTCCCACAATTAGCCACAATAAACTTCCACAGATGCAACGCTTCGATCCGTCGCAAAAGAGGGGAGAACTTCCGGCAGAGCAACGACTGCCGGCATCCGAGATCGAGAAAGTGGATCCCCCCGAGACGGACTATAAAGTGAGCGATGAAAGGTTCTACACCGTATCGGATGGCTTGGTCGGATTGCTGGGTTCTTCATCCGGCAAGAAGGAACGAAACGAGGGATTCAGCCTTCGAACGATGTTCGGCAGGGATTCGGAGCCCTCGGATGAGACCACTGAGGGGGGCCAACAGTACCAGGAAACCCAGCCAGGGAAGGACAGCGAGCGACCCAAGGATAGTGGTGCGCGGTTCAAGCACGAATCGTCGGAAAGCGAGGACGAGCCGGAGGCGAGTGAACCGGTTCGAAAGGACCCTAAGGTGCGGAACCGCAGAGAAGTAGACGACAGTGACCAGCGGAAGGCGGGATACTACTCTAGGCAGGGCATTTGGAAGGAgaactttttctttcttcccaaCGATTCCCGGTTCGATGGTAAGAACGTGGCTGGTCGTAGAAGCAATCGTATTCTTTTGTTAATAATGTGTTTTCACCCCCCGCATAGAAGGTCGTCAGTTCTTTGCGCTTGATGACAATGCTTCGTGCAATGAACCACCGTCCGAAGGGCAGCCCGAAGGAGCTGAGAATGAAGGTAGCACGAGGCAGCAAATATCTAAAATCTACAAAAAACGTCGACAGCGTGTGggtaaaacaatgaaaatgaaatcgaaactgGGCATTAGAGTGGCGAAAGATCGAAAGAATGCTAAAAAGTGAACTTGTGAAAAgtataaaaatgaataaaaatgttgtttaattgaaaaaggTTGCATACTTAAGATTGCGGGTGAAGTGGCTTGCGATAGCAACGGATCCGAGGTCGATTCAAATTATCAAGCCTTATCGGTGCACCAATGGCTTGTCATGCCATCAATCATCTTCTAAATCCTGCCGAGTACCTGTCCGAGTGATGAAGATACTGGTGGCGGAGACAAAAGTCGAGACATCACTCGCGCAGCTCATTAGCCATCATGTGTTCGGTGGTCGCTGTGTTCCTTGGCGTGCTGCTAGCCTGCCTAGGTGGACCGGTCATTGGGGACGAGTGTCAGCTTCCCGATGACCTCCGAGCGGAAATAGCTGCCTACCAACCGGTGGTGGACACCATATTCGAGCGCATCGTTACGGGTGAGTTTGCGGGGCAAACGTGGCACAGTTTGCTGGAGTTTACGGACCGCTTCGGACCCCGGCTAAGCGGGAGCAAGCAACTGGAGGATGCGATCGATTTCGCGGTCCAAGAGATGATGGCCGATGGGCTGGAGAACGTGCACACGGAGGAGGCCATCGTGCCGCACTGGGTACGAGGCCGCGAGTGGGCCGAACTGGTGGAACCGTTCCCAAAGAATCTGCCCATGCTCGGGCTGGGTCTGTCCGTCGGCACATCATCGGTCGGTATCACCGCGGAAGCGATTGCCGTTGAATCGTTCGAAGAGTTTGAGCAACTGGCTGACAGCACGGTGAGCGGCAAAATTGTGATCTTTGCACCGGTGTGGACGGGTTACGGTCCCACGGGCCGCTACCGGTACGAGtcggcatcggcggcagcGAAAAAGGGTGCCGTCGCGGTGCTTATCCGATCGATGACTCCGTTTTCGATCGGAACACCGCACACCGGGGCACTGCGCTACGAGGCCGGCATAAGGCAGATACCGGCGGCAGCGATCACCGTTGAGGATGCCGAGTTGTTGCTGCGGAAGTATCGCCGGGGAGACCAATTGGTCGTTCATTTGAAAATGGATGCCACCAATCTGGACCCAACGGTGTCACGGAATGCGGTCGGTGAGCTGCAGGGTAGCGTGCACACGAATACGTCGGTGGTCGTTGTTTCGGGACACATGGACAGCTGGGACGTTGGAACCGGAGCATCCGATGACGCAGGTGGTGTGTTTATCTCGTGGAAAGCACTCACGTTCCTGAAAGCGATGGGATTACGGCCACGGCGTACGATACGAGCCGTCTACTGGACGGCCGAAGAACCGGGCCTGATCGGAGTGAGCGCTTACGAGCGGCAACATTCGGCGGAAGAGAAGGAAGAGTTTAACGTGTTCTTTGAGTCCGACGGCGGAACGTTCGAACCGACAGGGCTGGACTTCTCCGGGAACAGTGAGGCGCAGTGCATTTTTGCTGAAATTTCAAAGTCAGTCTCATCGGTCGGCATCGGACCCGTAAATCGTTGCTAACTATGGGCATTTTCCAATTTGTAGGCTTATGAGAGGCTTCGAAGAATTCACGTACACCACCGGGGTCGTTAGTTCGGACATCGGCAACTGGTTGAGTCGCGGTTTTCCCGGAGTATCGTTGCGCAATAAGAACGAAAACTATTTTTGGTAAGTCTCAATCGTGTAGAGGAATATTTTTGGGACAAAGATCCTCAAATTTCCACCCTTTCCAACGCAAAGGTATCATCATTCGGACGGCGACACGATGGTGCTGGAAGATTCGGCCGATCTGGACAGAAGCACCGCGCTGTGGGCTGCCGCGGCGTATGTTATTGCGGATTTGAGCATCGATATTCCGAAAGATGTGACCGATTATAGCGACAAACTGTGACGAAAGATGGCCAGTGCAGAGAAATAAACGAAAGCAGACTCTTATTTTGTTGAGAGaatttcaaatttcatttccaatACGCACTGCGCGATCGCGGTGGTGTGTACCACCCTTGATGACGATCATAGAACGATCGCGCGAAGTGAATGACCATTGGCCGAgaatgaaaccaaaacaaataaacccTTTTCTATCGCAGCGTCAGCTGTCACGCGCCCCGCGACGATAAGACCGCGGAACACAGCGGATCAGTCGGTTCGCGGTTACGTTGCGTAGTAGAATGCGGTCCGTCGGAAGGTTGGTTTTACTGTTgggtgtggccgccgccgttgtaGTAGGGTTGCTAGTAGTTCCGGTGAGTGCTGGTGTGGCCGACAATAGAATCGATCACTTCGGAACGGGTGACGATGGCAGTTGCAAGTTGCCAGACTCGCTGGCGGAAGAGATTCGCGGTTATCAACCGATCGTGAACAAGATCGTCGATAAGATTGTGAACGGTGAGTTCGCCGGCCGCACCTGGGACGATCTGGCGGAACTCGTCGATACGTTCGGTGCCAGGGTAGCCGGCAGCGAGCAACTTGAGAAGGCGATCGATTTCGTGGTCGAGCGCATGAAAGTGGACGGGCTGGAGAATGTgcacaccgagaacgcgtcCGTGCCACACTGGGTTCGAGGGTACGAAAGTGCCGAGCTGGTGAAGCCGTTCCGCAAGAACCTGCCGCTGCTGGGACTCGGGAGTAGTGTCGGCACCCCGCGTGGCGGCATCATTGGCGAAGTGCTGGCCGTAGAGTCGTTCAAAGAGTTCGAAAACATTCCACCGGATCAGGTGAAGGGAAAGATCGTCGTGTTTGCACCGCAATGGGAAGGATACGGGCGAACGGTGGTTTACCGTAGCCAGGCCGCTTCGGTGGCTTCGCGCAAGGGGGCCGTGGCGGCGCTggttcgatcgatcacacCGTTCTCGATCGGTTCCCCACACACCGGTCAGCAGCACTATCAGGATGGGGTGAAGAAAATTCCGGCCGCTTGCATTACGGTCGAAGACGCAGAGATGCTGCTGCGCAAATACCGACGAGGAGACCGGATGGAGATTCATCTGGAAATGGAGGACCGACCGATGGAACCGGTGATCTCTCGGAACACGATCGGGGAGCTGGTAGGGACGAGCTTGACCAACAcctcggtggttgttgtttcggGCCATCTGGACAGCTGGGACGTTGGCGTTGGAGCGATGGACGATGGTGGCGGTGCGTTGATCTCGTGGAAGGCGCTCGCGTACCTGAAGGCCCTCGGTTTACGGCCCCGCCGAACGATTCGGGCCATCCTGTGGACGGGCGAGGAGGAAGGCCTGTACGGTGGGGCCGCCTACAAGGACGGCCACATGGCCCAGGAGCAGAAggagtttaattttttcttcgaATCCGACATCGGCACGTTTGAGCCACGCGGACTAGACTTTGTGGGCAACGCGGACGCGGAGTGTATCTTCCGGGAGATCGTCAAGTAAGAAATGGTCTGGTATCACGTCAGGTCTGGTAGCTTATTTGGCCCCAACACTCTGTTGCAGACTGATGTCGCCCCTGAACGCGACGGAGTTTGCCACTCCAACCGACGGCGGGCCCGACATTAGCCACTGGACCACGCGCGGATTTCCGGGAGCTTCGTTGTTGaacaaaaatgataaatatttcTGGTGAGTTGTGTGGCCGTGTGGACGTTAGGTGCCTCGTGTGATCGCGATGGTGATTGCTCTTCGACAGGTTCCACCACTCGGCAGGCGATACGATGGCCGTTGAGAATCGCCAGAATTTGGACAAATGCGCTGCACTGTGGGCGGCGGCCGCATACGTTGTGGCCGATTTGAGCGTCAGCATGCCAAAGGAGGTCCACCCGTGAAGGCGGATACACACCGGGATCGTTCTTTCAGCGGGCAAAATAAAGAGCGCTTCTTCTCGTTTCtaatattttgcattttatattTCTTCGCCTTAGCTGTTGGGTTGCCGTTGTCATATGTTTTCTTAATTCTTATATTTGTATTTCCGTTCtctgaccgtcgtcgtctgtctATTTCCGTCTCtacttctctctttctctctctctgtctgtctggccCGGTAGTGGTGGTTTAACTATAGCAATTAGAGTTAGATGAGTGCTGTTGCCTCGCTTTGTGTCCGGATGCTTATCGTTCGTTTCGCGTCCAAACACGTTCACGCTCAGCTCAACGCCGGAACAGCAGCCAACCGCCATTTTCCGCACAACGGCtagttcggttccgtttcgtaacatttcgttttcctaataCCACAGCAACTTAACAAACATTCATGTATAATACTTTGCCTTTCAGGTTTCGCTAAATTGATTCGCCTTTCGGGGTTTCGGGACGTCCGAGGTCGAACTCCGAGGTCCCGTGGGCCCCCCGTTATCTAGTTCTCTAAGCAGCAGTCAATCGGTTTCTCTGAACATTACATATTTTCATTGTATATTTCTccggttttatgtttgccatCGATTCGGGCTgtctgtgtggtgtgtgatcTGTGTGATCTTAAATCTGTTTGGCTATACACGTGAAGAGAAAAGTACAGTgtgaaacgcgcgcgcgcgccaccgaaTACCGCCCGGCACTCGGTGTCGAGGGGCGcgagaaaaaattgaaatagaCGTACTAGCTATGTATGTGTATAATATATAAGGTTTTCTtatgtatatatatttatataatATTTGAAGATTGATTTTctcctctccctctctcgccctctcttcccctttctttctctctacgcctctctctgtctctagATCGCGCCGTAGTGAAAATGCACTTCCATCTTGTTTACTAGTCTTTGTAGTGTATTTTGTGTGCCTGTGTAAGTTGCCTGTGT
It includes:
- the LOC128272468 gene encoding carboxypeptidase Q-like, with the protein product MRSVGRLVLLLGVAAAVVVGLLVVPVSAGVADNRIDHFGTGDDGSCKLPDSLAEEIRGYQPIVNKIVDKIVNGEFAGRTWDDLAELVDTFGARVAGSEQLEKAIDFVVERMKVDGLENVHTENASVPHWVRGYESAELVKPFRKNLPLLGLGSSVGTPRGGIIGEVLAVESFKEFENIPPDQVKGKIVVFAPQWEGYGRTVVYRSQAASVASRKGAVAALVRSITPFSIGSPHTGQQHYQDGVKKIPAACITVEDAEMLLRKYRRGDRMEIHLEMEDRPMEPVISRNTIGELVGTSLTNTSVVVVSGHLDSWDVGVGAMDDGGGALISWKALAYLKALGLRPRRTIRAILWTGEEEGLYGGAAYKDGHMAQEQKEFNFFFESDIGTFEPRGLDFVGNADAECIFREIVKLMSPLNATEFATPTDGGPDISHWTTRGFPGASLLNKNDKYFWFHHSAGDTMAVENRQNLDKCAALWAAAAYVVADLSVSMPKEVHP
- the LOC128273380 gene encoding probable RNA-binding protein CG14230; the encoded protein is MMRSHRLFVGNIPAGVSEKELSDEFSAYGIVESVEIKTKPNALSGAVDTFGFLSLSTDDKIVSQCIKEFREQQYRGVYLNVSKAKESFLDRLKREREEAESQKQNALALDPYRKEAEDDKRHSVRTTVQLPTLPSLGKDDETSSSESSEDSASDEEDREPVRKTSAPIAPKTPQEELVKKWNQETYIEHGKLKIIPITGQVTEVIDRSKPHQRSEGKQLSEKARIADEKRKQGLTKLNSAYEQQQLAIKSALSKAGSGSNRKIAFDDDEEGGQRQSGTKRKLSLFGTAEEEDDEDGFEGNFKVRKQLSGSNGQELYEMQTAFQGDNRFRLDDRFLERNGNEASSKNPPKDKAADKERLKQLEILSNVTGKPIASEKRNERHNKLPQMQRFDPSQKRGELPAEQRLPASEIEKVDPPETDYKVSDERFYTVSDGLVGLLGSSSGKKERNEGFSLRTMFGRDSEPSDETTEGGQQYQETQPGKDSERPKDSGARFKHESSESEDEPEASEPVRKDPKVRNRREVDDSDQRKAGYYSRQGIWKENFFFLPNDSRFDEGRQFFALDDNASCNEPPSEGQPEGAENEGSTRQQISKIYKKRRQRVGKTMKMKSKLGIRVAKDRKNAKK
- the LOC128274690 gene encoding carboxypeptidase Q-like, with the protein product MCSVVAVFLGVLLACLGGPVIGDECQLPDDLRAEIAAYQPVVDTIFERIVTGEFAGQTWHSLLEFTDRFGPRLSGSKQLEDAIDFAVQEMMADGLENVHTEEAIVPHWVRGREWAELVEPFPKNLPMLGLGLSVGTSSVGITAEAIAVESFEEFEQLADSTVSGKIVIFAPVWTGYGPTGRYRYESASAAAKKGAVAVLIRSMTPFSIGTPHTGALRYEAGIRQIPAAAITVEDAELLLRKYRRGDQLVVHLKMDATNLDPTVSRNAVGELQGSVHTNTSVVVVSGHMDSWDVGTGASDDAGGVFISWKALTFLKAMGLRPRRTIRAVYWTAEEPGLIGVSAYERQHSAEEKEEFNVFFESDGGTFEPTGLDFSGNSEAQCIFAEISKLMRGFEEFTYTTGVVSSDIGNWLSRGFPGVSLRNKNENYFWYHHSDGDTMVLEDSADLDRSTALWAAAAYVIADLSIDIPKDVTDYSDKL